From Streptomyces zhihengii, the proteins below share one genomic window:
- the sodX gene encoding nickel-type superoxide dismutase maturation protease codes for MAEQGQEPGARFGLAEVTGPSMVPTLVHGDQLLVDYRAALRQGDVAVLRHPLQQDLLIVKRLAERRPDGWWVLGDNPHAHGDSREFGVVPPELLLGRVRTRFRPRPPDQRSVAAVASWLVSALRPVLPDRSLSRRLRAR; via the coding sequence ATGGCGGAGCAGGGTCAGGAGCCCGGGGCGCGGTTCGGGCTGGCCGAGGTGACGGGGCCGTCGATGGTTCCCACCCTCGTGCACGGCGATCAGCTGCTGGTGGACTACCGCGCGGCGCTGCGGCAGGGGGACGTGGCCGTGCTGCGCCATCCGCTCCAGCAGGATCTGCTCATCGTCAAACGGCTCGCCGAGCGCCGGCCGGACGGCTGGTGGGTGCTGGGGGACAATCCGCACGCCCACGGCGACAGCCGGGAGTTCGGTGTGGTGCCGCCCGAACTGCTGCTCGGGCGGGTGCGCACCCGGTTCCGGCCGCGCCCGCCGGATCAGCGGTCGGTGGCGGCGGTGGCGTCCTGGCTGGTGTCCGCGCTCAGGCCGGTGCTGCCGGACCGTTCGCTCTCCAGACGCTTGCGGGCGCGGTAG
- a CDS encoding 1-aminocyclopropane-1-carboxylate deaminase/D-cysteine desulfhydrase — protein MNSPTPDPADALRPRLPSPLRPVADERFERHGVRLLLKRDDLIHPDLPGNKWRKLAPNLRAARGRTVLTFGGAYSNHLRATAAAGRLLGFPTVGVVRGDELADRPLNPSLSRCAADGMRLLFADRTSYRAKHEPAVLARFTADAGAAAGTDPQDVYVVPEGGSNALAARGCAELGAELRDDPEGVSVAAVACGTGGTLAGLAAGLGPGRRALGVAVLRGGFLGGEVRGLQRAAFGGPAGDWSLEERFHFGGYARATPALDAFAADFEDRHGLPVERLYVAKLLYALSTLAAEGAFPRGTALAAVITGRPDAP, from the coding sequence ATGAACAGCCCGACGCCCGATCCCGCCGACGCGCTGCGTCCCCGGCTGCCGTCGCCGCTGCGGCCCGTCGCGGACGAGCGGTTCGAGCGCCACGGCGTCCGCCTGCTGCTCAAGCGGGACGACCTGATCCACCCCGACCTGCCCGGCAACAAGTGGCGCAAGCTCGCGCCGAACCTGCGCGCCGCCCGGGGGCGGACGGTGCTCACCTTCGGCGGCGCGTACTCCAACCATCTGCGGGCCACCGCCGCCGCCGGCCGGCTGCTCGGCTTCCCGACCGTCGGCGTCGTCCGGGGCGACGAACTGGCGGACCGCCCCCTTAACCCCTCGCTGAGCCGCTGCGCCGCCGACGGCATGCGGCTGCTCTTCGCCGACCGGACGTCCTACCGCGCCAAGCACGAGCCCGCCGTGCTGGCCCGCTTCACCGCCGACGCGGGCGCCGCCGCCGGGACGGATCCGCAGGACGTGTACGTGGTGCCCGAGGGCGGCTCCAACGCCCTGGCTGCCCGCGGCTGCGCGGAGCTCGGCGCCGAGCTGCGCGACGACCCGGAGGGCGTCTCCGTGGCCGCCGTGGCCTGCGGCACCGGCGGCACCCTCGCCGGGCTGGCCGCCGGTCTCGGGCCCGGGCGGCGGGCCCTCGGCGTCGCCGTGCTGCGGGGCGGTTTCCTCGGCGGCGAGGTCCGGGGTCTCCAGCGCGCGGCGTTCGGCGGACCGGCGGGCGACTGGTCGCTGGAGGAACGTTTCCACTTCGGCGGCTACGCGCGCGCCACCCCGGCGCTCGACGCCTTCGCCGCCGATTTCGAGGACCGCCACGGCCTGCCCGTCGAGCGCCTCTACGTGGCCAAGCTGCTGTACGCCCTGAGCACGCTGGCGGCCGAGGGCGCCTTCCCCCGCGGCACCGCCCTGGCCGCCGTGATCACGGGCCGCCCCGACGCGCCCTGA
- a CDS encoding CGNR zinc finger domain-containing protein, giving the protein MELAHYSDYAVRLVNTEEPARSKDSLTSVDAVRELFGASAQMARRATDADVTRFRSVRARLRAVFTAADAGEETRAVDLLNSLLLEFPVSPQISGHDQRDDDGRPLWHMHLADHSSNATTGYAAIAAMGLAFHLTEHGVDRLGLCQAAPCRNAYLDTSTNRSRRYCSDRCATRANVAAYRARKRLESERSGSTGLSADTSQDATAATDR; this is encoded by the coding sequence GTGGAACTGGCCCATTACTCGGATTACGCCGTACGCCTGGTCAACACCGAGGAGCCGGCCCGCAGCAAGGACTCGCTGACCTCCGTCGACGCGGTACGCGAGCTCTTCGGCGCCTCCGCCCAGATGGCCCGGCGGGCCACGGACGCGGACGTGACACGGTTCCGCTCGGTCCGGGCCCGGCTGCGCGCCGTCTTCACGGCCGCCGACGCCGGGGAGGAGACCCGGGCCGTCGACCTGCTCAACTCGCTGCTGCTGGAGTTCCCGGTCAGTCCCCAGATCTCCGGGCACGACCAGCGCGACGACGACGGCCGCCCGCTGTGGCACATGCACCTCGCGGACCACTCGTCCAACGCGACGACGGGGTACGCGGCCATCGCCGCCATGGGGCTCGCCTTCCATCTGACCGAGCACGGCGTCGACCGCCTCGGCCTCTGCCAGGCCGCCCCCTGCCGCAACGCGTACCTCGACACCTCGACCAACCGCTCGCGCCGCTACTGCTCCGACCGCTGCGCCACCCGCGCCAACGTCGCCGCCTACCGCGCCCGCAAGCGTCTGGAGAGCGAACGGTCCGGCAGCACCGGCCTGAGCGCGGACACCAGCCAGGACGCCACCGCCGCCACCGACCGCTGA
- a CDS encoding family 2 encapsulin nanocompartment cargo protein polyprenyl transferase, which translates to MTIPDTVEAREAVDLLDRTRAAVQPEIRGACETLPGPMRRVAMYHFGWEQADGSPGPGAGAGGKAIRPALVLASCRALGGDPDRAVRAAAAVELAHNFTLLHDDVIDEDATRRHRPTAWTVFGTADAVLAGDAMLALALRLLAEDPLPCSARASARLAECVIELCAGQQIDCAFEERLPEEVTPQECMGMATAKTGALLGASCAIGALYAGAGEEKVRAMDAFGREAGLAFQFIDDLIGIWGDPERTGKPAGADLAARKKSLPVVAALASGTRAGAELAELYRGPMGAAAVARAADAVERAGGRDWAQSQAGERMSRAVGELARAVPDLGAAGDLLSLAEFVTRRNR; encoded by the coding sequence TTGACCATCCCGGACACCGTCGAGGCCCGTGAGGCCGTCGATCTGCTGGACCGCACCCGCGCCGCGGTCCAGCCCGAGATCCGCGGCGCGTGCGAGACGCTGCCCGGGCCGATGCGCCGGGTGGCGATGTACCACTTCGGCTGGGAGCAGGCGGACGGCAGCCCCGGCCCCGGCGCCGGCGCCGGCGGCAAGGCCATCCGGCCCGCGCTGGTGCTGGCCTCCTGCCGCGCGCTGGGCGGTGACCCGGACCGCGCGGTGCGGGCCGCGGCCGCCGTGGAGCTGGCGCACAACTTCACCCTGCTGCACGACGACGTCATCGACGAGGACGCCACCCGCCGGCACCGCCCCACGGCCTGGACGGTGTTCGGCACCGCCGACGCCGTGCTGGCGGGCGACGCGATGCTGGCCCTCGCCCTGCGGCTGCTCGCCGAGGACCCGCTGCCGTGCTCGGCGCGGGCGTCCGCCCGGCTGGCCGAATGCGTGATCGAGCTCTGCGCCGGCCAGCAGATCGACTGCGCCTTCGAGGAGCGCCTGCCGGAGGAGGTCACCCCGCAGGAGTGCATGGGCATGGCGACCGCCAAGACCGGGGCGCTGCTGGGCGCCTCCTGCGCCATCGGCGCCCTGTACGCCGGGGCGGGCGAGGAGAAGGTGCGCGCGATGGACGCCTTCGGCAGGGAGGCGGGCCTGGCCTTCCAGTTCATCGACGACCTGATCGGCATCTGGGGAGACCCGGAGCGGACGGGGAAGCCCGCCGGGGCCGACCTCGCGGCCCGCAAGAAGTCCCTGCCGGTGGTCGCGGCGCTCGCCTCGGGCACCCGGGCGGGTGCCGAGCTGGCCGAGCTGTACCGGGGCCCGATGGGCGCGGCGGCGGTGGCGCGGGCGGCGGACGCGGTGGAGCGGGCCGGCGGCCGGGACTGGGCGCAGTCGCAGGCCGGCGAGCGGATGTCCCGGGCCGTCGGGGAGCTCGCCCGCGCGGTGCCGGACCTGGGGGCGGCCGGTGACCTGCTGTCGCTGGCCGAGTTCGTCACCCGGCGGAACCGCTGA
- a CDS encoding DUF6304 family protein, translating into MSSESTEAWAGWYRDRASAEAVAITATGGQVSTCIRGVEYTGTTFAALRSESGALLSSCVLEWDMPLPVLRDGAVQHATLGCLLTLGEPADGGGAGLDRSDLSLTLHHGGAAYEVAVSDGDFDDALGRIHRQLPPDAALVRREPAQA; encoded by the coding sequence ATGTCATCGGAGTCGACTGAAGCCTGGGCGGGCTGGTACCGCGACCGGGCCAGCGCGGAAGCCGTCGCGATAACCGCGACCGGCGGCCAAGTGAGCACCTGTATCAGGGGCGTTGAATACACCGGCACGACCTTCGCCGCGCTGCGGTCCGAGAGCGGGGCCCTGCTCTCGTCCTGCGTCCTGGAATGGGACATGCCGCTGCCGGTCCTGCGGGACGGAGCCGTCCAGCACGCCACGCTCGGCTGTCTGCTGACGCTGGGCGAGCCCGCCGACGGCGGCGGCGCGGGCCTCGACCGCTCGGATCTGAGCCTCACCCTGCACCACGGCGGTGCGGCGTACGAAGTGGCCGTGTCGGACGGCGACTTCGACGACGCCCTCGGGCGCATCCACCGTCAACTGCCCCCCGACGCCGCCCTGGTGCGCCGGGAACCCGCCCAGGCCTGA
- a CDS encoding LysR family transcriptional regulator, whose translation MELEVRHLRALCAIADTGSLHKAARRLGVSQPSLTTQLRRIENYLGAPLFARERTGCRPTPLGRAVLSRARPLVGEMTALVAEAQAAAAREGGPVLRIGSTASRALAGWLRLLRARFPGTDLSLHMDVSANALLSMAAAGQLDVAFVHEVEGCPLRMPAGLDVRVLVDREPQFVSLAGDHPAAGAAEVDIADLAHDRWMVDPTVDGEWDGLRRVLAAAGINPPVLHGDYHTAASLIAVGEAVAPCQPTSVPRDDMAVRPLRGDPLAVRLLLCARPGARELFDAAYTDLAAAYREAALGAGAYRQWLLRQGSPLLSPADPTPVPAA comes from the coding sequence ATGGAGCTCGAGGTGAGGCACCTGCGTGCGCTGTGCGCCATTGCCGACACCGGCAGCCTGCACAAAGCGGCCCGTCGGCTCGGTGTCAGCCAGCCGTCCCTGACCACCCAGCTGCGCCGGATCGAGAACTACCTCGGCGCGCCGCTGTTCGCGCGCGAGCGCACCGGCTGCCGGCCGACCCCGCTGGGGCGTGCCGTGCTGAGCCGCGCCCGCCCGCTGGTCGGCGAGATGACGGCACTCGTCGCCGAGGCCCAGGCGGCCGCGGCGCGCGAAGGCGGGCCGGTGCTGCGCATCGGATCCACCGCGAGCCGGGCGCTCGCGGGCTGGCTGCGGCTGCTGCGCGCGCGGTTCCCGGGCACCGACCTCTCGCTCCACATGGACGTCTCCGCCAACGCCCTGCTGTCGATGGCCGCCGCGGGACAGCTCGACGTGGCCTTCGTGCACGAGGTGGAGGGCTGCCCGCTGCGGATGCCTGCGGGCCTCGACGTCCGCGTTCTGGTGGACCGGGAGCCGCAGTTCGTCTCCCTGGCGGGTGACCATCCGGCCGCCGGGGCCGCCGAGGTGGACATCGCCGACCTCGCCCACGACCGGTGGATGGTCGACCCCACGGTGGACGGCGAATGGGACGGGCTGCGCCGGGTGCTGGCCGCGGCCGGGATCAACCCGCCGGTGCTGCACGGGGATTACCACACGGCGGCCTCGCTGATCGCCGTCGGCGAGGCGGTCGCGCCCTGCCAGCCCACCTCCGTGCCGCGCGACGACATGGCGGTCCGTCCGCTGCGCGGCGACCCGCTCGCCGTGCGGCTGCTGCTCTGCGCACGCCCCGGTGCGCGCGAGCTGTTCGACGCGGCCTACACGGACCTGGCCGCCGCCTACCGGGAGGCGGCGCTCGGCGCCGGGGCGTACCGCCAGTGGCTGCTGCGCCAGGGGAGCCCGCTGCTGAGCCCCGCGGACCCGACCCCGGTGCCCGCGGCCTGA
- the snpA gene encoding snapalysin, giving the protein MRHPRTLLSAALGIGLAAALGAVPATAVTTTAAGSPTATAATSSYAAYEGSAEDEKATQAFFDAVVASVAKKRAANPGAQAVTVVYSAANAPSFRSQIASSTRIWNGSVSNVRLVEGSGADFTYREGNDSRGSYASTDGHGRGYIFLDYRQNQIYNSTRVTAHETGHVLGLPDHYSGPCSELMSGGGPGTSCTNAYPNSAERSRVNQLWANGLAAAIARVS; this is encoded by the coding sequence ATGCGTCATCCCCGTACGTTACTTTCCGCCGCCCTCGGCATCGGCCTCGCCGCCGCGCTGGGCGCCGTGCCCGCGACCGCCGTCACCACCACCGCCGCCGGCTCCCCCACGGCCACGGCGGCCACGTCCTCCTACGCCGCCTACGAGGGTTCGGCCGAGGACGAGAAGGCGACGCAGGCGTTCTTCGACGCCGTCGTGGCGTCGGTCGCGAAGAAGCGCGCCGCCAACCCCGGTGCCCAGGCCGTGACCGTCGTCTACAGCGCCGCCAACGCCCCGAGCTTCCGATCCCAGATAGCCAGCAGCACCAGGATCTGGAACGGCTCGGTGTCCAACGTCCGGCTGGTCGAGGGCTCCGGCGCGGACTTCACCTACCGCGAGGGCAACGACTCGCGCGGCTCGTACGCCAGCACCGACGGCCACGGGCGCGGCTACATCTTCCTGGACTACCGCCAGAACCAGATCTACAACTCGACCCGGGTCACCGCGCACGAGACCGGCCACGTGCTCGGTCTGCCGGACCACTACTCGGGCCCGTGCAGCGAGCTGATGTCCGGCGGCGGCCCCGGCACCTCGTGCACCAACGCCTACCCGAACTCCGCCGAGCGCTCCCGGGTGAACCAGCTCTGGGCCAACGGCCTCGCGGCGGCGATCGCCCGCGTGTCCTGA
- the sodN gene encoding superoxide dismutase, Ni has product MLSRLFAPKVKVSAHCDLPCGVYDPAQARIEAESVKAVQEKYQANEDPHFRARATVIKEQRAELAKHHVSVLWSDYFKPPHFEKYPELHQLINDTLKALSAAKGSTDPATGQKALDYIAQIDKIFWETKKA; this is encoded by the coding sequence ATGCTCTCCCGCCTGTTTGCCCCCAAGGTCAAGGTCAGCGCCCACTGCGACCTGCCCTGCGGCGTCTACGACCCGGCCCAGGCCCGCATCGAGGCGGAGTCGGTCAAGGCCGTCCAGGAGAAGTACCAGGCCAACGAGGACCCGCACTTCCGCGCCCGCGCCACCGTCATCAAGGAGCAGCGCGCGGAGCTGGCCAAGCACCACGTCTCGGTGCTCTGGAGCGACTACTTCAAGCCGCCGCACTTCGAGAAGTACCCGGAGCTGCACCAGCTCATCAACGACACCCTGAAGGCCCTCTCCGCCGCCAAGGGCTCCACCGACCCGGCGACGGGCCAGAAGGCCCTCGACTACATCGCCCAGATCGACAAGATCTTCTGGGAGACCAAGAAGGCCTGA
- a CDS encoding amino acid ABC transporter ATP-binding protein codes for MNAMVKAEGVHKSFGAAHILRGIDLEVAPQEVFCLVGPSGSGKSTFLRCINHLEKINAGRLSVDGHLVGYRQKGDKLYELKDSEVAAQRRDIGMVFQRFNLFPHMTALANVMEAPIQVKGETKAVARARAERLLDRVGLSDKAGNYPSQLSGGQQQRVAIARALAMEPKLMLFDEPTSALDPELVGEVLDVMRGLAEEGMTMIVVTHEMGFAREVGDSLVFMDGGVVVEFGNPRDVLTNPQHDRTKAFLSKVL; via the coding sequence ATGAACGCCATGGTGAAGGCCGAGGGCGTCCACAAGTCCTTCGGCGCCGCGCACATCCTGCGCGGCATCGACCTGGAGGTCGCCCCGCAGGAGGTGTTCTGCCTGGTCGGCCCGTCCGGCTCCGGCAAGTCCACCTTCCTGCGGTGCATCAACCACCTGGAGAAGATCAACGCCGGCCGCCTGTCGGTCGACGGCCATCTGGTCGGGTACCGGCAGAAGGGCGACAAGCTCTACGAGCTGAAGGACAGCGAGGTCGCGGCGCAGCGCCGGGACATCGGCATGGTCTTCCAGCGCTTCAACCTGTTCCCCCACATGACGGCGCTCGCGAACGTCATGGAGGCGCCGATCCAGGTCAAGGGCGAGACCAAGGCCGTCGCCCGTGCCCGGGCCGAGCGCCTGCTCGACCGGGTCGGGCTGTCGGACAAGGCGGGGAACTACCCCTCCCAGCTCTCCGGCGGCCAGCAGCAGCGTGTCGCCATCGCCCGTGCGCTGGCGATGGAGCCGAAGCTGATGCTCTTCGACGAGCCGACCTCGGCCCTCGACCCGGAGCTGGTCGGCGAGGTCCTCGACGTGATGCGCGGACTCGCCGAGGAGGGCATGACGATGATCGTCGTGACCCACGAGATGGGCTTCGCCCGGGAGGTCGGCGACTCGCTGGTCTTCATGGACGGCGGCGTGGTGGTCGAGTTCGGCAACCCGCGCGACGTCCTGACCAACCCGCAGCACGACCGCACCAAGGCGTTCCTCTCCAAGGTGCTCTGA
- a CDS encoding Na+/H+ antiporter, protein MEALPLVGLIAVSAAVAGAARRTPVPAPLLLVTVGLIASYVPGVPEYHLDPHIVLPLILPPLLHTAALDSSYLDLRANIRPVALLSVGYVLFATVVVGYLAYVFVPDLPLTAALVLGAVVAPPDAVAATAIARKLGLPHRITTILQGESLVNDATAITAYKVALAAAIGAGASWAAGFGEFLLASVGGIVVGLVLMLPIHWLRTRLKEPLLQNTLSLLIPFIAYAAAEEVHASGVLAVVVVALWLGHHSSQVDFATRLQEEAVWKMVSFVLESAVFALIGLQLAIVVEDLGPYGVGEALWYAVAVFVTVVVVRFVWVYPATFLPRRLSRRVREREPDTNWTAPVIVGWAGMRGVVSLAIAFSIPLVMEDGEPFPARSLVLFLTFTTVIGTLVVQGLTLPPLIRLLKLPGRDVYAETLAEAQAQSEASAAAERRLDELLADERNTLPQPLADRLRTVLERRRNAVWERLGAVNEITGESADDIYRRLAREMIAAERDVFVSLRDQRRIDDEMMRTLLRRLDLEEAAAYREDG, encoded by the coding sequence GTAGCGGGGGCCGCCCGCCGCACACCCGTGCCGGCCCCCCTGCTGCTGGTGACCGTCGGCCTGATCGCCTCGTACGTGCCGGGGGTGCCCGAGTACCACCTCGACCCGCACATCGTGCTGCCGCTGATCCTGCCCCCGCTGCTGCACACGGCCGCCCTGGACAGCTCCTACCTCGACCTGCGGGCCAACATCCGGCCGGTCGCCCTGCTGTCCGTGGGGTACGTCCTGTTCGCGACGGTCGTGGTCGGCTACCTCGCGTACGTCTTCGTCCCGGATCTGCCGCTGACCGCGGCCCTGGTCCTCGGCGCGGTGGTCGCGCCGCCGGACGCGGTCGCCGCCACGGCCATCGCGCGCAAGCTGGGGCTGCCGCACCGCATCACCACGATCCTCCAGGGCGAGTCCCTGGTGAACGACGCCACGGCGATCACCGCCTACAAGGTCGCGCTGGCCGCCGCGATCGGCGCGGGCGCGAGCTGGGCCGCCGGATTCGGCGAGTTCCTGCTCGCCTCGGTCGGCGGCATCGTCGTCGGACTGGTGCTGATGCTGCCGATCCACTGGCTGCGCACCCGGCTGAAGGAGCCGCTGCTCCAGAACACCCTGTCGCTGCTCATCCCGTTCATCGCGTACGCGGCGGCCGAGGAGGTGCACGCCTCCGGTGTGCTCGCGGTCGTCGTCGTCGCGCTCTGGCTCGGGCACCACTCCTCGCAGGTCGACTTCGCGACCCGGCTCCAGGAGGAGGCGGTCTGGAAGATGGTCTCCTTCGTCCTGGAGTCGGCGGTCTTCGCGCTGATCGGACTCCAGCTCGCCATCGTGGTGGAGGACCTCGGGCCGTACGGGGTGGGCGAGGCGCTCTGGTACGCGGTGGCGGTGTTCGTCACCGTCGTCGTGGTGCGCTTCGTGTGGGTCTACCCGGCCACCTTCCTGCCGCGCAGGCTCTCCCGGCGGGTCAGGGAACGCGAGCCGGACACCAACTGGACCGCGCCGGTGATCGTCGGCTGGGCCGGGATGCGCGGGGTGGTCTCGCTCGCCATCGCGTTCTCGATCCCGCTGGTCATGGAGGACGGCGAACCGTTCCCGGCCCGCAGCCTGGTCCTCTTCCTGACCTTCACCACGGTGATCGGCACCCTCGTCGTGCAAGGGCTGACGCTGCCCCCGCTGATCCGCCTGCTGAAGCTGCCGGGGCGGGACGTGTACGCCGAGACGCTGGCCGAGGCGCAGGCCCAGAGCGAGGCGTCGGCGGCGGCCGAGCGGCGGCTCGACGAACTCCTCGCCGACGAGCGCAACACGCTGCCCCAGCCGCTGGCGGACCGGCTCCGCACGGTGCTGGAGCGGCGGCGCAACGCGGTGTGGGAGCGGCTGGGCGCGGTCAACGAGATCACCGGGGAGTCCGCGGACGACATCTACCGCAGGCTCGCGCGCGAGATGATCGCCGCGGAACGGGACGTCTTCGTCTCCCTGCGCGACCAGCGGCGGATCGACGACGAGATGATGCGCACGCTGCTGCGCCGGCTGGACCTGGAGGAGGCGGCCGCCTACCGCGAGGACGGGTGA
- a CDS encoding amino acid ABC transporter permease, translated as MTDKFDKTPAGGPSAHSAVDKGTSTPPEQIKAIPVRHWGRWVSAVIVVALLGTLIYSFSQGDVNWGTVGDLIFDDRIVRGMGATLLISVLSMLIGLVLGVLFAVMRLSKNPVTGAVAWLYIWFFRGTPVYVQLLLWFNLALIFPVLNLGFYKDEMVDVMTPFMVALLGLGLNEGAYMAEIVRAGIQSVDEGQTEASNALGMSSSKTMRRIVLPQAMRVIVPPTGNEFINLLKTSSLVSAVQYTELLRAAQNIGSTSFAIMETLLVASVWYLALTSVFSVGQYYVERHYARGSLRQLPPTPWQRVKKNLLNVTGKREGAWS; from the coding sequence GTGACTGACAAGTTCGACAAGACCCCCGCAGGCGGGCCGTCCGCCCACTCGGCGGTCGACAAGGGGACGTCCACGCCCCCTGAGCAGATCAAGGCCATCCCGGTCCGCCACTGGGGGCGCTGGGTCAGCGCCGTGATCGTCGTCGCCCTGCTGGGCACGCTGATCTACTCGTTCTCCCAGGGCGACGTGAACTGGGGGACGGTCGGCGATCTGATCTTCGACGACCGGATCGTCCGGGGCATGGGCGCCACGCTGCTGATCAGCGTGCTGTCCATGCTGATCGGCCTGGTGCTCGGCGTCCTCTTCGCCGTCATGAGGCTGTCGAAGAACCCGGTCACCGGCGCCGTCGCCTGGCTGTACATCTGGTTCTTCCGCGGTACCCCGGTCTACGTCCAGCTCCTGCTGTGGTTCAACCTGGCGCTGATCTTCCCCGTCCTCAACCTTGGTTTCTACAAGGACGAGATGGTCGACGTGATGACCCCGTTCATGGTCGCCCTGCTGGGTCTGGGCCTGAACGAGGGCGCCTACATGGCGGAGATCGTCCGCGCCGGCATCCAGTCGGTGGACGAGGGCCAGACCGAGGCCTCCAACGCGCTCGGCATGTCCAGCTCCAAGACCATGCGGCGCATCGTCCTCCCGCAGGCGATGCGGGTGATCGTGCCGCCCACCGGCAACGAGTTCATCAACCTGCTGAAGACCTCGTCGCTGGTGTCGGCCGTGCAGTACACCGAACTGCTGCGCGCCGCGCAGAACATCGGCTCCACATCGTTCGCGATCATGGAGACGCTGCTGGTGGCCTCGGTCTGGTACCTGGCCCTGACCAGTGTGTTCAGCGTCGGCCAGTACTACGTCGAGCGGCACTACGCCCGCGGGTCGCTGCGCCAGCTGCCGCCCACCCCGTGGCAGCGGGTGAAGAAGAACCTGCTGAACGTCACCGGCAAGCGCGAAGGGGCGTGGTCATGA
- a CDS encoding class I SAM-dependent methyltransferase — protein MAGTTADTGSDWRAWQQSWDRQQEWYMPDREERFRVMLDMVEATVGPAPRVLDLACGTGSITDRLLARFPDATSTGVDLDPALLTIARGYFAGDDRVAFVTADLTDPGWTAALPHPEYDAVLTATALHWLRAGPLATLYGQLAGLVRADGVFLNADRMKDASTPRINAAERAHRHAGMDRARAAGVLDWADWWALAAADPVLAAPTAERFRIYGEHADGETPSAAWHAETLRAAGFGEARPVWASPSDALVLAVR, from the coding sequence GTGGCGGGAACCACGGCGGACACGGGAAGCGACTGGCGGGCCTGGCAGCAGAGCTGGGACCGCCAGCAGGAGTGGTACATGCCCGACCGCGAGGAGCGGTTCCGCGTGATGCTGGACATGGTCGAGGCCACGGTGGGCCCCGCCCCCAGGGTGCTCGACCTCGCCTGCGGTACGGGCAGTATCACGGACCGGCTGCTCGCCCGGTTCCCGGACGCCACCAGCACGGGTGTGGACCTGGATCCCGCGCTGTTGACGATCGCCCGGGGCTACTTCGCCGGGGACGACCGGGTCGCCTTCGTGACGGCCGATCTCACCGACCCCGGCTGGACCGCCGCCCTGCCGCACCCCGAGTACGACGCGGTGCTCACCGCCACCGCGCTGCACTGGCTGCGCGCCGGGCCGCTCGCCACCCTCTACGGGCAGCTCGCCGGTCTGGTCCGCGCCGACGGCGTGTTCCTGAACGCCGACCGGATGAAGGACGCGTCGACCCCCCGGATCAACGCCGCCGAGCGCGCCCACCGGCACGCGGGCATGGACCGGGCCCGGGCGGCGGGCGTGCTCGACTGGGCGGACTGGTGGGCGCTGGCCGCCGCGGACCCGGTGCTCGCCGCCCCGACCGCCGAACGCTTCCGCATCTACGGCGAGCACGCGGACGGCGAGACCCCCTCGGCGGCCTGGCACGCCGAGACCCTGCGCGCGGCCGGCTTCGGCGAGGCCCGCCCGGTGTGGGCCTCGCCGAGCGACGCCCTGGTCCTCGCGGTCAGGTAG